DNA sequence from the Rhizobium sp. NXC14 genome:
CGAGAAATGGCCGGAATGCAGCACGAGAAGGCCCATGCCTTCCCAGACGCGTTTGGCGACGCGCTCGACGACGACGTCTGACACCGCGCCGTGATCCTTGTGGCCCCACCAGGTCAAGACATCGGTTTCGGCAAGCCGGGCTTCGCTCAGCCCGTGCTCCGGCTCCTGCAGCGTCGCCGTGGTGGCGGAGATGGTGGGATCGGTATTCAGTGCATTGGCGATCGTCGTATGCATGCCTTCCGGATAGATGCCCCGGACGATCGCATTGGTATTCTCGTGAATGTTTTCACCCCAGACAACGGTGCGTATGGTCACGTCGTTTTCTCCTTGTAGTTGACGCGGATCGAGCTTCGGGAAAGACATCGATGCCTGGAAGATCAGGCTGCCCGCATGGATTCACGTTCGAGCGCCCGGCCCGACCGGTCGAAACGGTGGATGTGCCCGGCAAGTGGCGCCAGGCCAAGCGTATGGCCCGGCTCATGACGGGCGACGCCGGCCTCCCGCACGACAAGCGGCTCATCCGCCCCGATATCCAAGTAAACGAAGCTATCGGAGCCGAGGATTTCGGAATGGATGACCGTGCCGCTCCAAACCCCTGACTCGGGCGAGATGCGAACATGCTCTGCGCGCACGCCGATCGTATGGCTGTCATAGGGCTGTGCCAGCCCGCCCGACAGGAAATTCATTTTCGGCGAACCGATGAAGCCGGCGACGAAGACCGAGTTCGGGCTTTCGTAAAGTTCCAGCGGCGTGCCGATCTGCTCGACGACGCCGTCCCTCAGCACGCAGATTCGATCGGCCAGCGTCATGGCCTCGACCTGATCATGCGTCACATAGATCATCGTCGTACCGTGCATGCTGCGATGAAGCTTGGCGATCTCAAGCCTCGTCGCGACGCGAAGCGCCGCGTCGAGATTGGACAGCGGCTCGTCGAAGAGAAAGACCTTGGGATCGCGCACGATCGCCCGGCCGATTGCGACACGCTGACGCTGCCCGCCGGAAAGCTGTCGCGGCAAGCGGTCCAGATAGGATGAGAGCTGCAGCATGCCGGCCGCCTGCTCGACGCGCCGGCGGCATTCGTCTCTGTTGCTCCCGGAAAGCTTCATGCCGAACGCCATGTTGTCGAAGACCGTCATATGCGGGTAGAGCGCGTAGGACTGGAAGACCATGGCGATCCCTCTCTTCGACGGCGCGTGCCGGTTTACCGTCTCATTGTCGAAGGCGAGGGTTCCCGAGGTGATGTCCTCGAGCCCGGAGATAAGCCTGAGCAGCGTAGACTTGCCACATCCGGACGGCCCCACGAACACCATGAACTCGCCTCTGCGGATCTCCATCGTCACGCCCTTGATCACCTCGAAAGCGCCAAAGCTCTTGCGGATGTTCTCCAGTCGGATCTCTGCCATGTCCTTCTCC
Encoded proteins:
- a CDS encoding ATP-binding cassette domain-containing protein produces the protein MAEIRLENIRKSFGAFEVIKGVTMEIRRGEFMVFVGPSGCGKSTLLRLISGLEDITSGTLAFDNETVNRHAPSKRGIAMVFQSYALYPHMTVFDNMAFGMKLSGSNRDECRRRVEQAAGMLQLSSYLDRLPRQLSGGQRQRVAIGRAIVRDPKVFLFDEPLSNLDAALRVATRLEIAKLHRSMHGTTMIYVTHDQVEAMTLADRICVLRDGVVEQIGTPLELYESPNSVFVAGFIGSPKMNFLSGGLAQPYDSHTIGVRAEHVRISPESGVWSGTVIHSEILGSDSFVYLDIGADEPLVVREAGVARHEPGHTLGLAPLAGHIHRFDRSGRALERESMRAA